The Coregonus clupeaformis isolate EN_2021a chromosome 6, ASM2061545v1, whole genome shotgun sequence genome has a segment encoding these proteins:
- the LOC121567957 gene encoding serine/arginine-rich splicing factor 1B isoform X1 → MSGGVVRGPAGNNDCRIYVGNLPPDIRTKDVEDVFYKYGAIRDIDLKNRRGGPPFAFIEFEDPRDADDAVYGRDGYDYDGYRLRVEFPRSGRGGGRGGFGGGGGGGVGGAPRGRYGPPSRRSEYRVIVSGLPQSGSWQDLKDHMREAGDVCYADVFRDGTGVVEFVRKEDMTYAVRKLDNTKFRSHEGETAYVRVKVDGPRSPSYGRSRSRSRSRSRSRSAASRSRSNSRGGGARGGRGSPRYSPRHSRSRSRS, encoded by the exons atgTCGGGAGGCGTCGTGCGAGGCCCTGCAGGAAATAACGATTGTCGAATTTACGTCGGAAATCTACCCCCTGATATTCGCACCAAAGATGTCGAGGACGTGTTCTACAAATACGGAGCTATTCGAGACATCGATTTGAAAAATCGGAGAGGAGGACCTCCCTTTGCCTTTATCGAATTTGAAGATCCCAG GGATGCAGACGATGCCGTGTACGGACGAGACGGCTATGACTACGACGGTTATCGGCTGCGAGTTGAATTCCCTCGGAGCGgcaggggtggggggagaggcggctttggtggtggtggtggtgggggggttgGTGGCGCCCCTAGAGGCAGATACGGGCCGCCATCCAGACGCTCCGAGTACAGGGTCATTGTCTCAG GGCTTCCCCAGAGTGGCAGCTGGCAGGACCTGAAGGATCACATGCGTGAGGCTGGGGATGTATGTTATGCTGATGTTTTCAGAGATGGAACTGGGGTTGTGGAGTTTGTGCGTAAAGAAGACATGACCTACGCCGTTCGAAAGCTGGATAACACCAAATTCCGATCACACGAG GGAGAGACCGCTTACGTTCGCGTGAAAGTAGATGGTCCCCGCAGCCCGAGCTATGGAAGATCCCGTTCCAGGAGCCGCAGTCGAAGCAGGAGCCGCAGCGCAGCCAGTCGCAGCCGCAGCAACTCTCGCGGTGGTGGTGCCCGTGGTGGCAGAGGATCTCCTCGCTACTCTCCTCGCCATAGCCGCTCTCGCTCCCGTTCCTAA
- the LOC121567959 gene encoding dynein light chain 2, cytoplasmic has translation MTDRKAVIKNADMSEDMQQDAVDCATQAMEKYNIEKDIAAYIKKEFDKKYNPTWHCIVGRNFGSYVTHETKHFIYFYLGQVAILLFKSG, from the exons ATGACTGACAGGAAGGCAGTAATCAAGAATGCTGACATGTCGGAGGACATGCAGCAGGATGCAGTGGACTGTGCTACCCAGGCCATGGAGAAGTACAATATAGAAAAGGACATTGCGGCCTACATAAAGAAG GAATTTGACAAGAAGTATAACCCTACATGGCATTGCATTGTTGGGAGGAACTTCGGCAGCTACGTCACTCATGAGACAAAGCATTTCATATACTTCTATTTGGGGCAGGTGGCCATCCTCCTCTTCAAGTCTGGCTGA
- the LOC121567957 gene encoding serine/arginine-rich splicing factor 1A isoform X3, which yields MSGGVVRGPAGNNDCRIYVGNLPPDIRTKDVEDVFYKYGAIRDIDLKNRRGGPPFAFIEFEDPRDADDAVYGRDGYDYDGYRLRVEFPRSGRGGGRGGFGGGGGGGVGGAPRGRYGPPSRRSEYRVIVSGLPQSGSWQDLKDHMREAGDVCYADVFRDGTGVVEFVRKEDMTYAVRKLDNTKFRSHE from the exons atgTCGGGAGGCGTCGTGCGAGGCCCTGCAGGAAATAACGATTGTCGAATTTACGTCGGAAATCTACCCCCTGATATTCGCACCAAAGATGTCGAGGACGTGTTCTACAAATACGGAGCTATTCGAGACATCGATTTGAAAAATCGGAGAGGAGGACCTCCCTTTGCCTTTATCGAATTTGAAGATCCCAG GGATGCAGACGATGCCGTGTACGGACGAGACGGCTATGACTACGACGGTTATCGGCTGCGAGTTGAATTCCCTCGGAGCGgcaggggtggggggagaggcggctttggtggtggtggtggtgggggggttgGTGGCGCCCCTAGAGGCAGATACGGGCCGCCATCCAGACGCTCCGAGTACAGGGTCATTGTCTCAG GGCTTCCCCAGAGTGGCAGCTGGCAGGACCTGAAGGATCACATGCGTGAGGCTGGGGATGTATGTTATGCTGATGTTTTCAGAGATGGAACTGGGGTTGTGGAGTTTGTGCGTAAAGAAGACATGACCTACGCCGTTCGAAAGCTGGATAACACCAAATTCCGATCACACGAG TGA
- the LOC121567957 gene encoding serine/arginine-rich splicing factor 1A isoform X2 — translation MSGGVVRGPAGNNDCRIYVGNLPPDIRTKDVEDVFYKYGAIRDIDLKNRRGGPPFAFIEFEDPRDADDAVYGRDGYDYDGYRLRVEFPRSGRGGGRGGFGGGGGGGVGGAPRGRYGPPSRRSEYRVIVSGLPQSGSWQDLKDHMREAGDVCYADVFRDGTGVVEFVRKEDMTYAVRKLDNTKFRSHEVLIGGVAQWIPILGAGSEEHLGKG, via the exons atgTCGGGAGGCGTCGTGCGAGGCCCTGCAGGAAATAACGATTGTCGAATTTACGTCGGAAATCTACCCCCTGATATTCGCACCAAAGATGTCGAGGACGTGTTCTACAAATACGGAGCTATTCGAGACATCGATTTGAAAAATCGGAGAGGAGGACCTCCCTTTGCCTTTATCGAATTTGAAGATCCCAG GGATGCAGACGATGCCGTGTACGGACGAGACGGCTATGACTACGACGGTTATCGGCTGCGAGTTGAATTCCCTCGGAGCGgcaggggtggggggagaggcggctttggtggtggtggtggtgggggggttgGTGGCGCCCCTAGAGGCAGATACGGGCCGCCATCCAGACGCTCCGAGTACAGGGTCATTGTCTCAG GGCTTCCCCAGAGTGGCAGCTGGCAGGACCTGAAGGATCACATGCGTGAGGCTGGGGATGTATGTTATGCTGATGTTTTCAGAGATGGAACTGGGGTTGTGGAGTTTGTGCGTAAAGAAGACATGACCTACGCCGTTCGAAAGCTGGATAACACCAAATTCCGATCACACGAG GTTTTGATTGGAGGAGTGGCTCAGTGGATCCCAATCCTTGGAGCCGGATCAGAGGAGCATTTAGGGAAGGGATAG
- the LOC121568388 gene encoding fructose-bisphosphate aldolase C, with product MTHQFPALSSGQKRELQEIALRIVAPGKGILAADESVGSMAKRLNQIGVENTEENRRQYRQILFRADDRINSCIGGVIFFHETLYQHADDGTPFVKMIKDRGITVGIKVDKGVVPLAGTNGESTTQGLDGLSERCAQYKKDGANFAKWRCVFKISETTPSKLSIEVNANVLARYSSICQQHGIVPIVEPEILPDGDHDLRRCQYVTEKVLAALYKAMSDHHVYLEGTLLKPNMATSGHSCPTKYSAEEVAMATVTALRRTVPPAVTGVTFLSGGQSEEEASVHLNAINNCSLVKPWALTFSYGRALQVSALKTWRGHKENESAATEQFIKRAEVNGLACQGKYTGGGDSESDQIYVASHAY from the exons ATGACGCACCAGTTCCCAGCCCTCTCCAGTGGTCAGAAGAGGGAGCTCCAGGAGATTGCCCTTCGTATCGTCGCTCCAGGGAAGGGCATCCTGGCTGCTGATGAGTCTGTGG GCAGCATGGCGAAGCGCCTCAACCAGATAGGGGTTGAGAACACTGAGGAGAACCGCCGGCAGTACCGCCAGATCCTCTTCAGGGCTGACGACCGCATCAACAGCTGCATCGGAGGAGTCATCTTCTTCCATGAGACGCTGTACCAGCACGCTGACGACGGCACGCCCTTCGTCAAGATGATCAAGGACAGGGGCATCACTGTGGGCATCAAG GTTGACAAGGGTGTTGTCCCCTTGGCAGGAACCAATGGAGAATCTACCACTCAGG GACTGGATGGGCTCTCAGAACGCTGTGCTCAATATAAGAAGGACGGGGCAAACTTTGCTAAGTGGCGCTGTGTGTTCAAGATCAGTGAGACCACTCCCTCTAAACTGTCCATTGAAGTGAATGCAAATGTCCTGGCTCGATATTCAAGCATTTGCCAGCAG CATGGGATTGTGCCTATTGTGGAGCCAGAGATTTTGCCTGATGGAGATCATGATCTGAGGCGTTGTCAGTACGTCACAGAGAAG GTGCTAGCTGCATTGTACAAGGCCATGTCTGACCATCATGTGTACCTGGAGGGCACTTTGCTCAAGCCCAATATGGCCACTTCTGGCCACAGCTGCCCCACCAAATACAGCGCAGAGGAGGTCGCCATGGCAACAGTCACTGCCTTGCGCCGCACCGTCCCTCCTGCTGTCACGG GAGTGACGTTCCTCTCTGGGGGTCAGAGTGAAGAGGAGGCCTCTGTCCACCTGAATGCCatcaacaactgctccctggtgAAGCCCTGGGCCCTCACCTTCTCGTATGGCCGAGCCCTGCAGGTCTCCGCACTCAAAACCTGGCGTGGACATAAAGAGAATGAGAGTGCTGCCACTGAGCAGTTTATCAAGCGAGCAGAG GTGAATGGCCTGGCCTGTCAGGGGAAGTACACTGGTGGCGGGGACAGTGAATCCGACCAGATCTATGTGGCCAGTCATGCATACTAA